Genomic window (Lewinellaceae bacterium):
GCCGACTTCCTCCAGAAAATCTACTTCGAAGACGGATACGCGGCCTTCCCAGCCTCGTTTCAGCTTGTAGTTCGCTGCATTTCGCACGCAGCAGATGACATCGTGGCCTTCTTCCAGGAGGACGGGCAGCAATCGCTTTCCAATGTATCCGGTGGCGCCGGTGAGCAGGATGCGCATGTGATTGGTTTATGGATTAAACGGTGGAGTTCCACGAGTGTTCAGTCAGGAAAAATAGAACGCGGATTTTCACGGGTGCAGCGAGTTGACGCGAATTCTGCTTTACGCACCTATTCTTATTTATAGCCACCTGAAATCCACCACTCTTTCCTCTGGTTCGAGAAAATTTTTCTTACAAATTCTGGATCTTTGCCATAATTCAAAAGGAACCCTAATTCTTTATCAGTAGCTTTCAGGTAATTGAGGAGCTGGTTTTCATGATCTTCGCAAAGCTCTTTTGAAGCCTTCAACTCCAGGATGACCTTATTCTCAACGATGATGTCGGCGTAGTAATCCCCCACCACTTCTTCTTCGTAATGAACCCATATTTTCTTTTGCTGTTCCGCAAAAAGCCCTCGCTTTCTGAACTCGATCATCATAGCATTCTCATAAACCTTTTCGAGAAAGCCATAACCCAAGGCGTTGTAAACTTTGTAAAAAGACTGGATAATTTCTTTTGAAAGTGCGCTGTGTAACATGGCATGAAAATTTTGAAAGTGAATAATCAACTCATCTGGTTGGTTATTTCTCTCCACGCACTGGAATGAGCAAAATATGAAAATGCTCCGTTTGGTGCAACGGCTCTTGAAAAAAAATCAGGCCTTTTCATGGCAGATGACTCCCAAATCCGCGAAAATCCCTGCCGGCCATGCTGGCACAGCAGGCAGGCGCGTTCCATCACTCTGCGAACTCCCAAACCCGCGAAAACCCGCCGCATCCGCGAAAATCCGCGTCCCATCCCCTGCGAACTCCCAAACCCGCGAAAACCCGCCGCATCCGCGAAAATCCGCGTCCCATCCCCTGCGAACTCCCAAACCCGCGAAAACCCGCCCCATCCGCGAAAATCCGCGTCCCATCCCCTGCGAACTCCCAGACCCGCGAAAATCCGCCGCATCCGCGAAAATCCGCGTCCCATCCCCTGCGAACTCCCAAACCCGCGAAAATCCGCCGCATCCGCGAAAATCCGCGCCCCATCCCCTGCGAACTCCCAGACCCGCGAAAATCCGCCGCATCCGCGAAAATCCGCGTCCCATCCCCTGCGAACTCCCAAACCCGCGAAAATCCGCGTTCTATCCGCCTCATCCGCGTTCCATCCCCCCCTGCTCCCGCATCCTCACCATCGTCAATATCGTCCCGATCGCCACCGTCTCCCCCGTCTCATCATACACATCCACCAGCCATTTGACGACCCCCTTGCGCACATCCTCCTCGTCGCGCTTCTCCTGGGCGATCTTTTCCTTGCAACTGAACCGCACGCCGATCGTCATGCCGGCGTACACCGGTTTGGTGAAGCGAAACTCCTCGATGCCGTAATTCAGCAATACCGGCCCTTTGCGGCCGTCGACAAACAAGCCGGCGGCTTTCGACAGGATGTAGTACCCATGAGCCACCCGGCGCTCGAAGATGGTGCCCTCCAGGGAAGTCGAATCCACGTGCGCATAAAAATGATCGCCGCTCACATTGGCGAAGTTGATGATATCCGCCTCGGTTACGGTATGTTTGGCCGTGATGAGCGTCTCGCCGATCTCCAGGTCTTCGAAGTGCTGCCGGAAGGGATGGATGTCCTTCTCTTTGTAGCGGGCGCCCGCCTGATAAACATCCGTGACGGCAGTGATAAAGGTAGGATGGCCCTGAATAGCCGTGCGTTGCAGGTAGTGCTTGACGCCGCGCAGGCCGCCCATCTCTTCGCCTCCGCCGGCCCGGCCCGGGCCGCCGTGGGTAAGCATGGGCATGGGCGAGCCGTGGCCCGTGCTTTCCTTCGCGCTCAGTTGGTTAAGGATGAGGATGCGGCCGTGGTAGGGCGCCGCGCCCATCACGTAATTGCGGGCAATGCGCTCGTTGGCAGTGGCGATGGTGCTTACCAGCGAGCCTTTGCCCATATTGGCCAGCTCGATGGCCTCGCTTATCTTTTTGTAGGGCAGGATGGTGCTCACCGGGCCGAAAGCTTCGATGTGGTGGGTATTTTGTTTGTTGAAAGGGTCGTCGTTGACTAAAAGGATGGGCGAAAAGAAAGCCCCCTTATCCTTTTCCGCGCCAGTGACCTCGAAATTGTCCAGGTCGCCGTATACGATCCGGCTCTCGCCTGCCAGTTCCTGTACCCGGCGGCGCACCTCCTCCACCTGGCTGCGGCTTACCAGCGCGCCCATGCGGACGCCGTCCACGCCGGGGTCGCCGATGGTGGTGTTTTGCAGTTCACGGCTCAGGGCCAACTGCACATCCTCCACCATTTCATCGGGAACAATGATGCGGCGGATAGCCGTGCACTTCTGCCCGCACTTGACGGTCATCTCCCGCCGCACTTCCTTGATGAACAGGTCGAAGGTAGGCTTGCCCGGTTCGGCGTCTTCGCCCAAAACGGCGGCGTTGAGGCTGTCGGCCTCCATGTTGAACGGCACGGCGTTTTCGATGATCTGCGGGAGGCTCTTGAGCATCCGCCCCGTAGAAGCAGAGCCGGTAAAGGTGACTACATCCTGAGAAGTAACGGATTCGAGAATGCCGTGGCCGCTGCCGCACACCAATTGCAGCGCTCCTTCCGGCAGTATCCCGGAACCGGCGATGTCCCTAACCATGGCCTCGGTAAGGAAGGAGGTCAGCTCGGAAGGTTTCACGATGGCCGGCACGCCCGCCAGCAAGTTGACGGACAACTTCTCCAGCATGCCCCAGATGGGGAAGTTGAAGGCATTGATGTGGATGGCAACGCCGTGCTTCGGCACCATGATGTGGTGGCCGATGAAGGTGCCTTCTTTCGACAGGTTGACCGGGTCGCCGTCGACGTAAAACGGCTTATCCGGAAATTGCTTGCGCAGGCTGGCGTAGGCGAATAGCGTGCCGATGCCCCCGTCGATATCGATCCAGCTGTCGCCCTTGGTGGCACCGGTGCGGTAACTTGTCGCATAGTATTTTTTTCGAATATCGTAGAGGTGCAGGGCCAGTTTTTTGAGCATCAGCCCCCGCTCCCGGAAAGTCATCTGCCGGAGGTTGGGGCCGCCTACCTGGCGGGCGTAGCGCATCATGTCGGCGTAGTCGAGGCCTTCGCTGCCACAGGTGGCGATCAATTCCCCTGTAATGGCGTCGTATTGGGGGATGCCTTCGCCGTCGTGGGGGGCCCACTGGCCAAGGATGTAGTTGTGAAGTTTATCAGACATACTTGGGTTGCGGTTTATTCATTATTCCTTACAGGTTTCGCCCCAAAAGTACGGATAAAGGGCCGCTTTAACAAGGTCGGAAAATCTGGTATTTTCACTTTCCGTTTATTTCAAATAACTCATAATTTGCAATCCCTCCCAAATCCGTTAAATTTGGAAAAAAATTATCCATGTCGTTTTCCGATGAAATGCGCGAGCTGATCAGCAAAGGCAAAACCGAAGCCGCCCTGGACCAAACCGCTCAATGGCTGCAGGGGCGCGACGATGACCTTTCCAATACCTTGCTGCTCCTGCAAAGCCAGTGGAACCAGAACAAACGGAACGAGCGGATGGGCATTGTGTCCAGTGGCGACCTTAGCATAGCCCGCAACCGCATTATTCATGGCCTGCTCTCCATCCTGAGCGATGTGGAAGAGATGGAAAGGAATAACCCGGCTTTAAACCCAATTCCTCCTCCTACCCCTGAAGACAACCGCATTAAGGTGTTTATCAGCTATGCCCATAAGGATCGGGAATTTGTGGATAGGCTCAATGTGCACTTAGCTCCTTTGAAACGGGAGGAGATTGACCAGTGGGACGACTCCATGATCCTGCCTGGCACCACCTGGAATAAAAAGATCGAACGAAGACTTAAAGAAGCCAATATCATATTGCTGATGATCAGCCCGGATTTTATCAATTCGGAATTTATTTACGAAAGCGAACTGCCTATTGCACTACAGCGGCATCGGGAAGGAGCTGCCACTGTCATTCCGGTTATCCTCCGGCCTAGTCTTTGGGACAAAGAGGAGTTTGCAGGCATCCAAGCGTTACCTCAAGGCGCTCACCCTATTTCACTTTGGCCGAATGAAGACGAAGCTTTCTTGGATGTGGCTAAAGGACTGCGGCAAGTGGTGAATACAATTAGGAACAATCAGGAAAGTTAGTGTCTATTCTCCGGACCCTTTGCTTTCTTTTGCAATCCCAGAGAATGGCATCTCCACATCTTATTGCAAATTTGCCAGAGTACTGTACTGTAAATATCTCCATTTTCATTCTCCCAACATCGCCCTATTTCCTTCTTCTGCCAAATTATACCCCCCTTCCCTAACCCTCCGCGCCGCCGCCCCCTCCGCATCCAGCGCCGGATTCGTATGATTGAAATGAATAAAGCGCACCTTCGCCCGCTCCTCCGCCGGCAAGCTGCCGAACAGGGACAGGCTCTCCTCGATAAAGGGATGCGGTATCTCGCTCATATCCCGGCCGGGAATCTCGCCGTTGGCGAAGAAGGTGCCATCCAGGAAGGCAACATCCACCTGCCGGATGAGTTCCCGGATGTCCCGCTCCCACAACTGCCATTTGTCGATATCCGGAATATAGAGGGCTTTCCGGGCCGGGCCTTCGATGAGGAAACCTACCGTTTCGGAGTATTCGTCGCGGTGCGGTACCAGGAAAGGGGTGATATGGAGAGTGGGCGAGAGGGTGAGGGTGCTGTCGGCGGACAGGGTCCGGAGTTCGATGTTGCGGAGCTGTACGAGCTGTTCCCAGGGGCCGTTGTTTTCCAGGAAGGCCCGCATCCGCGGCATGGCATAAACCGGTACGGCCTTTGCCCCCATCGCCTCCCGCCCCAGGTGCATCAGGCCGGTGTAGTGGCCCATGTGGGCGTGGGTGAGCAGGATGCCAGACAGTTGCCCATAGGGTTCCATCTCGTGCAGTTGCTCCCGGAAATCGGGCGTGGCGTCGATGAGCCAGAAGCGGCCGGCGGCGGGGTCGGCCAGGGCCAGGCAGCTGGCTTTGCGAGGCGGCAACTCCCCTTCCCAGGCCTTCCGGCAGCAGTCTTTCCGGCAATCCGCCTGCGGGTAGCCGGCGTCCTGCGCGATGCCCAGGACGAGGAGGAAAGGGGCGTTATCTTGCCCCTGGAGGGAAGAAACAGACAGAAACAAAAATAATAGGAGGGTTACCCATCTGACGCTGGTCAGAGATTGCCAGGGAGGTGTACGATGTGTACGGACCCGGCGGCTTCGGCGTGAACTCAGTCGAACGCTGGCATGGGCTGTGTACGATGTACGAGGATAACCAAGGCCGGGCCTGCAGTTGTTCAACCCTAGAATGGTAGCCAGAAGGAGGCTTAAGGAATGGCGAAAGAATAAAATAACCAATTGATGCGATTCTTTTGCCACAATTTAGTGATTTTGGCAACTATTCAGCATAAGGCTATGGATACCCCTGGCGCGAAATTTTGTAGCCTTTTTCTGTCGGAACCCCTTCTCATTCCCCTTGTGCCGAAGGCATCGCTTTGCGAGAAGGGGAAGGTTGGCTTACAAAATTTCGGACCAGGAGTCAAATCATCATGATGCTGAATAGTTGCAATTTGGGATAAAATAGGCGCCCACCCGGATCTCTCAATTTGTCAAAGGAGGCAGAAAATTATTATTGCCTTGCCAACGTTTAACCCCAAAACGATTCACGTGATGAACAAAACATTACCAACCTTTGCCGGCGCCCTGTTCGCCGCGCTGTTATTTTTCACGATCCCTTTTAACGTACAAGCCCAGCGCCCCGGCGGCGTAGGCCTCGGCGTACAACTGGGCGACCCCAGCGGCCTGTCCCTCAACTTGCCTACCGGCGGCCGCGCCTCGGTCGACCTGCTGGCCGCCTGGGACCTCGACAACTTCTTTTTCATCAACGGCCACGCCCTGTTTATGCAGCCGCTGAACAGCGCGCCCCATTTCGGGGTCTTCTACGGCCCGGGGCTCTTCATCGGCGTACGCGACCGGGAAAACCGGCGCTGGGATTTTGACGGCCAGGTCTACGCCGGCGCCAGCGGCACCATCGGCCTCAATTATTTCATCGACCAGTTTGAAATATACCTCCGGGCAACCCTCCGCCTGCAGCTCATCGACAAGACCGACGGCAGCGCCGGAGGAGGGTTGGGGCTGCGGTATTACTTTTGAATTTGCCTGAAACCCCTGGACTTAGGGGCCGGAGAAAAATAAGTTCCCTATTTCAGGCGAGTTATTTTTTCGCCAGACAAGGCGGGAGGAAGGAGCATAGTGGTGCTAAGTGACTGACCGACCAACGCAGTATGGCGGAAAAAGAACCGCATCAAATGGGGAAGTTATTATTCTCCGGGCCCTTAGGACAATCTGACGTTGAAACCTCTCCCCTACCGTACTACAAAGCGCTCCTGCCCCAGCAACTGGCCATTGCCGCCGCTGAGGCGCAGTTGATAAACGCCCGCAGGCAGAGCACCGACGTCTAGCTGTCCCTGCTGTAGGCCAGGCAGGCCCTCCAGGCGCCATTGTTTCACCTGGCGCCCATCGACAGAAAAGGCCTGCATTTGCAGTTGGGGTTCTGTACGGGTTAAATTCAGCTGCCAGTTCAGAACGCCTGCTGTTAGGGTAGGATATGCCTTAAAGCCAGAATCCGGTGCGGTTTCGCCGGCACTGTTTGTCACCGCCGTATTTTCGAAGAAAGAGAAATGAACCTCATCCGCCCCCGGCTCGCTGTAGTAATAGCTGGCTGTAAAAAGATCCAGGTCGCCATCATCGTCGATATCAACGAGCGTAGGGACCGTCAGATAGGCCTCCTCCGGAAAGCTGATGCCAAATGGATTGACAAGGGGAGCGGCAAATTCAGGAGCTTCCGGAGAGCCGGTATTCTCGAAATACTCGATAACCGCCTCCAGGCCGGATATTGTGCCTCCGCCGGATATCAGGTCTATGTCCCCGTCCATATCCAGGTCGGCAAGGGCATGAATGATGACGTATAGATTGAAGTTGGACAACCCAAAAGGGCCATCCACCACCCCACTGAACTGCGGGTCAGTGGCGCTGCCGGTATTCTCCTGATATTGAAACGCTATCCTCTCCGTCTCGTAGTCGTAATTCGTGCCCAGCAGGTCAAAGTCGCCATCATTATCCAGGTCGGCGAAAACGGGAACCATCTGATAGTTAGAAGGCCGGAGGCCAAAGGGATTGGTCTGCTCAGGGGCAAAGGCCGGGCTCTCAGCCGTACCCTCATTTTCATAGAACATCAATGCGCCCAGGTATTCACCCCCATAACCATAGGTACCCGCAAAGAGGTCGAGGTCGCCATCATCGTCGATGTCTACAAAGTGCGAGGTAGTGAGAGAATTACTGGTGGCCAGGCCGAAGGGGTTGAATACAGGATTGCCGAAGGCAGGCGCCTGTGCCGTCCCCACATTTTCATAATACACGAAATTCGGCACGCTTTCTGAATACTGTATCGTCAGCAAATCCTGGTCGCCGTCATTATCCAGATCAGCAAAGGCCGTCAGGGGCAATCTGTCGAAGCTCAGCCCAAATGGATCGGCAACAGGAGCAGCAAATTGCTGGGCCTGTGCCGCGCCTCCCCCCAACCCCAACAGGAGCGCTGCGGACGCCAGGATACGCCGAAGGCGCTTCTGTGAAAAAACGGCGGACAAGCGCCGGTAAAAGGCCATTAGCTTGTCTGCCAGTTGTTGCTGCTGCTGCGCCGACAGCTTTTGAAACTCACCTTGCTCCAGCAGGCGCTGCACCTTTCCGGCCAACGCCACAAAGCGGCGGTAAGTGTTGGAAACAGGTAAAGGATGGTATTTCATACACTCAATTTTTAGAGATGAACGATTATTGTTTTGTTTTCGGATTAGCCCAATAGGTAGCTTCCGGGGTAGACAGGCCCAGCCGGTGCTGGGCTTCGTAAGGATTCAGGATATTGGGCCGCCGCAGGCCGGGCAGCGCCCGCACGTCGTAAATCTCGTCGACGGAAGCCTGGTAGCGGATGATGCCGCTCAGGGCGCCGGTGGGCAGGTGCACTACGGCGATGCCCGCCTGTTGTGCGCGGTGGGCGAAGGGCAGTTTGGCAAAAGTAGAAGAATTTTGCCGCAGGCGGGACAGCCCGATGAAAACGTAGTCTTCACATCGGCACAGGCCCCGCGCGAAACCGTCGAGCCGGCAAACGGTTTCTGCTTTTCCGTTATCGGTATCTACTTTCACCAGGTCGCCGGTGGCGGAAAGCAGTACGAAAAGGCCGCCGTCGTAGAGGCGGGGAGAATGCGGCATGGGCAACCCTCGGGCGATAATCTCGTTGGAGTGAATATCTATCAGCACACCGGTTTCAGTGATTTTTTCCCGCCAGCTCTGCCTGCTGTCGCCGGTATTAAAAGCAGTGGCAAACTTAGGGCGCCTCTCCGCCATAGCCATGCCGTTGAGGTGGCACCGGTCTTCGTGCACCAGCTTGCTGATGAAGGGCGGCTTCCAGGCTGGAGTGAAGCTGTAATTGTCATCGATTCGGCAGATGCAGGAAAAAGAGGTATTAACGGCGTAGAGGCCGTCGGCGCCCCATTCCAGATCGTGGATATCGACCTGCCCGGTATAGTAGGTAGCGCGGGGCATAAACAGCGCGTCGTAAGTCGCCGGCTTTTTCGGATAGTGCAGCGCCAGTTCCGGCGAATTGCTCAAGACGATCGCCTCATCGAGCGTAGCGATGGCCATTCTGGCGCCCTCCAGGGCAATACCCATGGGCTTGCGGAACGTGCGGGGCAGCTGAACAAGCCGTTCCCCATCGACTGAACTGAGCAAAACTACTTTGCCGGCCTGGTAAGTGCTCAGCGCCAGCGTGCATTTCAACTGCTGCAACAACTCGGGGATGTTGGGAGAATAGGTGCAGCTGAACGGCGCCGGGGCTGGCGTTTGGGGTTGTTTTTCACTCATGTCAGAGGGTTTAGCAAACCACCTATTGATACCATATAGGAATATTATTCGGCCAAATATTGAGAAAATTTATTTAAAAAACAAATCATCCAAATCTGGCAGAAGATAAATGGGCGCCATTTTGTGCAGCCGGGCTACCCCTCCAACCAAAACCGGAGTTGCTCCACAGGATGGAACAACTCCGGTTAATCAGGTTTTGATGAGCAGATTAAGGCTAACCCAGGCTACCGTTCTAATGTTGGACAGCCAGGTGGTGCTTCGTATACCGTACACAGCCACTAGCCAACGTTGGACCCGTACACCGTACACAACCCCGGCAGCTATTGTCCAACGCTAGTGCCTCGCGCATTAAGTAACGGGGTATAGAAAATGAGGCTATTTTGTTGCCAGACAACCTGCCTGCCAGCGAGCTGGCGAGCAGGCAGGGGCGTGAGGAGCGAGCATAGCGGGACTATATGAGCGACGAACAACGCAGTATGGCGGCAAAAGAGCCCATTTTATATCCTGTTATTTAGTGCGCGAGGCACTAGACGGGTAGCCCTAACCCGCCACCCCTTCCTGCACCTCTTTCCAGGTTTGGAAGAGCGCCTCCTGGCTGGGGCGATCCTCGGGCACTTCCCGCAGAGGGTCATGGCAAGGGCGAAGCGACTCGTGGCATTCCTTCGGCAGCCTCTGGTAGAGCTGCGTGCCCTGCGTTTTCCATTCGATCATCTCGTCGCTCACCTCTTTGACGATGCGGCCGGGGTTGCCCACGACCATGCTGCGCCGGGGAATGCGTTCATCAGCTTTTATGAAAGTGAGCGCGCCGATGATGCATTCGTCGCCGATGGAAACGTTGTCCATAATGACCGAATTCATGCCGACCAGGGCATTGCGGCCGATGGTGGCGCCGTGAATAACCGCCCCATGGCCGATATGAGCGCCCTTCTTCAGGCGCACCGTGACGCCCGGGAACATGTGGAGCGTGCAGTTTTCCTGCACATTGCAACCGTCTTCGATGATGATCTCCCCCCAGTCGCCGCGAATGGCTGCGCCGGGCCCGATGTAAACGTGAGCGCCAATGATGACATTGCCGGTGACGGTGGCCTGAGGGTGCACGAAAGCAGTTTCGTGAATAACGGGCTTGAAGCCCTTAAACTCGTAGATCATGAGAAAATGTGGTTTTACTGGTTAGAAATATTTGGTTTTATATTATATATTACGCCTCTATATTTAAAATGTTTCCTGGTGGCTTTCCGTTTTACAGCAATTCCTGCTTTGAGGGCATTCCGTTGATAAAACCTGCCTCTAAAGCACAAAAACACCAATTCCGCACTAAACTTTCGTGGGATTTCGTGGCTTTGTGTTTTCGTGGCAATACAAAGCGGGAATTGCTTCCCGTTTTTAAAAGTGCAAATATACATGGCCCAAAGGGGTTTGCAAATTTTACCTGCTGCCGTTACCGGTTCCTTAACACTATTGTTAAAATTCCGGATGCATGGCACAAAATTCAACATCCTAACGTATCTTTTGTATTGATAATGTGGCCCTGCTTCGATTTATTTACACCAACAACTTTAACTGCCTTTGGCGCAGCTCAACTGGACATACGTCAGCGATACCGGCAGGAAATTCAACGTCGGTATTTACCATGGCTCCAAAACGGGGCACCTCGTGGTTTATTGCAACCTCAGGGTGGTGATGATCGATTTCAACGTGCTGGATACCAAAACCTATCCCCTGTTCCTGGACGACGAGCTGTGTGAACTGACCATCGAAAAGAAAAACAACCAGTTTCGCTACGGTTTCGACATCAACCGCAAGGCCGACACCCCCCGGAACCGGCAGCGCAAAGTGGTGGAGAAGAAACACTGGCGGCAGACCCTGCTCTTCTTCGGGGCCATGGGCGTCATCGTGGCCCTGTTCGCGGCATTCTTCCTGCGCTTCGACGCCAAACAGAAGTCTGCCCAACGAGAGGAACTCCTGGCCGATTTCGGGCGGGAAACCATCGCCCACATAGACCGCCTCCAGCCGACGGAGGAGGGCACCCTCATCCGGTTTTCCTTCGTAGCCGATGGGAAAATACAGGTAGCGGAACTGCCTCACCCTTCCGATACGCCCATCATCCTGGCCTACGGCATGCCGCTGGAAGAAGCCGATGAGTTCCGGCTGCGCTTCGTCACCAACCGGCCGGGCATCTGGGACCTGCGGCTGGACAAACCTTCCGAGCAGCAGGTGGAAAGATACAGCCTCCTGGCCCAGGAGCGCCACGCCGAGCTTCACCCGGAGCTGTCCCGGCGCCACATCCAGTGCCTGGCCGGCCTGGCCTACGACATCAAAGGAGTGGGAGGCCTGGCCGACTTTTACTTCCAGGACGCCAGCCCGGAGCGCAACGCCGTGGCCAATGAGCTGACCTACAAACGGCTGGTGCGGGGAGTTCCGTTTCAGCAAAGGGCGGAGGGGGAGTGTTGGTAGGAGGATGGTTATATTGTTCCATTGTTATATTGTTCCTGGCGCGGAGGCAATCGAAAACCCCAAAACAATCTTATCTTTGCGCCCATGGAGCGACTCGCACAACACATCGAAAGCCTGATCTTTTCCACCGACCAGCCCGTGACCCTGCAGGAGATCAAGAGCTGCCTGGAGGAGGTGCTGGAAGCCAACTTCGCCGAAGAGGAACTGCTGGAGGCCATCGGGCAACTGAAGGAACGCTACGAGCAGGACGGCTACGCTTTCGCCATCAACGAGATTGCCGAAGGGTACCAGTTTCTGACCAAGCCCGCTTTCCACAACACCGTAGGCGCCTATCTGCGGCAGACCACCCGCAAGCGGCTCTCACGGGCAGCGCTGGAAACCTTGTCCATCATCGCCTACAAGCAGCCGGTGACCAAAACGGAGATGGAGCGCATCCGAGGGGTGAGCTGCGATTATTCCATCCAAAAACTATTGGAAAAAGAGCTTGTTGCTATTGTAGGGCGCGACGAAGGGCCGGGGCGCCCCCTGCTCTACGGCACCAGCGACAAATTTATGGATTACTTCGGCCTGAAAAGCCTGCGCGACCTGCCCAAACCCAAGGAATTCAAAGAGTCTGACTTCATGATCGGCGAACAGGCGCCTATCGAGGAGGATGTGCCGGAGGGGAGTGATGACCAGTTATCTGAAGAGGAGTGAGAATGGGTTGAGTTTTGTGAATTCCGGAGGCGAATAGATATGGGTTAATGGTTAAATGGCTCAATTGTTAAATTGCTGGACTTACAGCTTTGCCTCACCCGGCGGTTCAGCCACATGAAGATATTAGAAACAAGAAAAGATTATGAGCACCACCGACAAACCATTGGTCAACAAAATCGCTGCCAGCGGGCTGATTACCCTCAAGCTGGAAGAGTTTTTCCCCAAAGCAGAGATCGCCAAACTGGACCTCAAGGCCTATCTTTTTCGGGAACTGCTTCTAAAAGAAAAGGACTTCCGCGAAGCCATGGAAGCCCACGACTGGGAACAGTACGAGGGGAAAATCCTCCTGGTGTACTGCTCCACCGACGCTATCCTGCCTTTATGGGCCTTCATGCTGGTGGCTTCCTACGCCGCTCCCTACGCCGCCGATGTCTTCCAGGGCGAAGAAAAGGACTATTACCTGGCCTATTACACCAAAACCCTGGCGGCGCTGGATATCGAAAAATACCGGGACGAACGCATCATCATCAAAGGCTGCACCGACAACAAACCCATACCCGCCAACGCTTATCTGGAGTTGACGAAACGCCTGCGGCCGCTGGCCAAAAGCATCATGTACGGAGAGCCGTGTTCGACGGTGCCGATTTATAAGAAACCAAGGTAGGATTTTTGATTTCTGACGCATGATTTTTGATTTTTGATGTATGGCCTGCCGGGGCAACTCCCAGGGGCAAATCAAAAATTTTACCCGGCTCGGAGAGACGGGCGCACATCAAAAATCGAACATCACAAATTTTATCCGGACTTCGGCGTGAGATGAACTGTGTTAAAAAGCAAGAAAAAAGGCAAAAATTTACGCCGCTTTTTCATTTTTAAGATGGTACTCATTATCGAATTTCACCCCTGATTTGACCACCGCAAACATCTGCCGGAGCATCTTATTGCACACTGCTAGCATGGCCACTTTGTGGCATTTCCCTTTGCTTCTGAGGCGCTCATACAGCAGTTTGCAGGGCTGGTTGAAGCGCTTGGCTGACCGGGCGCCCATGTAGAGCAAGGCCCTCAAATTGGGGTCTCCCGTCTTGGAAATGCTGCCTCGTTTTTTAATGCTGGAGCCGGACTCGCACTGGGTGGAACACACGCCGACAAACTTGGCCAGCTGCTTGGGGTTGTCAAATTCCCGGAAGCCGTTGGTAGCCACCAACAGGCTCTGGGCGATGGCCGGGCCGACGCCAACTACGGAGGTGGCCAGAGCGTAGGCCTGGTCAAAACAATCCTCCGAAATGCTCAGGAGGCCCTTTTCAGTATCCTGGATTTGCCGCTTGCACAACGCTAAACTTTCCCTCAGAGACTCCTGGACATAAGGCAGGGGCTTGACGTGGAACTCGAGGGCGTGCAACTGGTTGGAAATAACTACCTGCTGTTTTTTGAGCTGCTTCAAATACACCCTCAATTGGGTGATTTCCAGCATCTTGTCGCTTGGTATACGATAGGATTTGGGCTTATTGAACTGCCCGTACAACGCCAGTGCGCAGGCATCTTTGGCGTCAGTTTTGGTCGTGGATAGCAGTACGCCCTTAATGAAACCGTTGCTCTGTTTAGGATTTAAAACAGAAACAGGAACCTGGTTTTCGCACAGCGCAAAGACAACTTTCATGGAGTAATTGCCGGTGGCTTCGAGCACGACATGAGGCTTGGGAAGCTCTTTAACCTTC
Coding sequences:
- a CDS encoding GxxExxY protein; translated protein: MLHSALSKEIIQSFYKVYNALGYGFLEKVYENAMMIEFRKRGLFAEQQKKIWVHYEEEVVGDYYADIIVENKVILELKASKELCEDHENQLLNYLKATDKELGFLLNYGKDPEFVRKIFSNQRKEWWISGGYK
- the paaZ gene encoding phenylacetic acid degradation bifunctional protein PaaZ; translation: MSDKLHNYILGQWAPHDGEGIPQYDAITGELIATCGSEGLDYADMMRYARQVGGPNLRQMTFRERGLMLKKLALHLYDIRKKYYATSYRTGATKGDSWIDIDGGIGTLFAYASLRKQFPDKPFYVDGDPVNLSKEGTFIGHHIMVPKHGVAIHINAFNFPIWGMLEKLSVNLLAGVPAIVKPSELTSFLTEAMVRDIAGSGILPEGALQLVCGSGHGILESVTSQDVVTFTGSASTGRMLKSLPQIIENAVPFNMEADSLNAAVLGEDAEPGKPTFDLFIKEVRREMTVKCGQKCTAIRRIIVPDEMVEDVQLALSRELQNTTIGDPGVDGVRMGALVSRSQVEEVRRRVQELAGESRIVYGDLDNFEVTGAEKDKGAFFSPILLVNDDPFNKQNTHHIEAFGPVSTILPYKKISEAIELANMGKGSLVSTIATANERIARNYVMGAAPYHGRILILNQLSAKESTGHGSPMPMLTHGGPGRAGGGEEMGGLRGVKHYLQRTAIQGHPTFITAVTDVYQAGARYKEKDIHPFRQHFEDLEIGETLITAKHTVTEADIINFANVSGDHFYAHVDSTSLEGTIFERRVAHGYYILSKAAGLFVDGRKGPVLLNYGIEEFRFTKPVYAGMTIGVRFSCKEKIAQEKRDEEDVRKGVVKWLVDVYDETGETVAIGTILTMVRMREQGGMERG
- a CDS encoding toll/interleukin-1 receptor domain-containing protein; this encodes MSFSDEMRELISKGKTEAALDQTAQWLQGRDDDLSNTLLLLQSQWNQNKRNERMGIVSSGDLSIARNRIIHGLLSILSDVEEMERNNPALNPIPPPTPEDNRIKVFISYAHKDREFVDRLNVHLAPLKREEIDQWDDSMILPGTTWNKKIERRLKEANIILLMISPDFINSEFIYESELPIALQRHREGAATVIPVILRPSLWDKEEFAGIQALPQGAHPISLWPNEDEAFLDVAKGLRQVVNTIRNNQES
- a CDS encoding pyrroloquinoline quinone biosynthesis protein PqqB; protein product: MTSVRWVTLLLFLFLSVSSLQGQDNAPFLLVLGIAQDAGYPQADCRKDCCRKAWEGELPPRKASCLALADPAAGRFWLIDATPDFREQLHEMEPYGQLSGILLTHAHMGHYTGLMHLGREAMGAKAVPVYAMPRMRAFLENNGPWEQLVQLRNIELRTLSADSTLTLSPTLHITPFLVPHRDEYSETVGFLIEGPARKALYIPDIDKWQLWERDIRELIRQVDVAFLDGTFFANGEIPGRDMSEIPHPFIEESLSLFGSLPAEERAKVRFIHFNHTNPALDAEGAAARRVREGGYNLAEEGNRAMLGE
- a CDS encoding T9SS type A sorting domain-containing protein; amino-acid sequence: MKYHPLPVSNTYRRFVALAGKVQRLLEQGEFQKLSAQQQQQLADKLMAFYRRLSAVFSQKRLRRILASAALLLGLGGGAAQAQQFAAPVADPFGLSFDRLPLTAFADLDNDGDQDLLTIQYSESVPNFVYYENVGTAQAPAFGNPVFNPFGLATSNSLTTSHFVDIDDDGDLDLFAGTYGYGGEYLGALMFYENEGTAESPAFAPEQTNPFGLRPSNYQMVPVFADLDNDGDFDLLGTNYDYETERIAFQYQENTGSATDPQFSGVVDGPFGLSNFNLYVIIHALADLDMDGDIDLISGGGTISGLEAVIEYFENTGSPEAPEFAAPLVNPFGISFPEEAYLTVPTLVDIDDDGDLDLFTASYYYSEPGADEVHFSFFENTAVTNSAGETAPDSGFKAYPTLTAGVLNWQLNLTRTEPQLQMQAFSVDGRQVKQWRLEGLPGLQQGQLDVGALPAGVYQLRLSGGNGQLLGQERFVVR